The following are from one region of the Rhinoraja longicauda isolate Sanriku21f chromosome 3, sRhiLon1.1, whole genome shotgun sequence genome:
- the nr2f1a gene encoding nuclear receptor subfamily 2 group F member 1-A isoform X1 codes for MAMVVSTWRDPQDDVAGAQGGQSAQAQPGQQQQQATSGAPHTPQTPGQPGPPSTPLGGSSQSVQPGGEKQQPSQQQQHIECVVCGDKSSGKHYGQFTCEGCKSFFKRSVRRNLTYTCRANRNCPIDQHHRNQCQYCRLKKCLKVGMRREAVQRGRMPPTQPNPGQYALTNGDPLNGHCYLSGYISLLLRAEPYPTSRYGSQCMQPNNIMGIENICELAARLLFSAVEWARNIPFFPDLQITDQVALLRLTWSELFVLNAAQCSMPLHVAPLLAAAGLHASPMSADRVVAFMDHIRIFQEQVEKLKALHVDSAEYSCLKAIVLFTSDACGLSDAAHIESLQEKSQCALEEYVRSQYPNQPSRFGKLLLRLPSLRTVSSSVIEQLFFVRLFENALTLTD; via the exons ATGGCAATGGTAGTTAGTACTTGGCGAGATCCTCAGGACGACGTGGCCGGAGCTCAGGGCGGCCAGTCTGCACAAGCGCAGCCgggccagcagcagcagcaggcgaCGTCGGGTGCTCCTCACACCCCGCAGACCCCGGGCCAGCCGGGGCCGCCTTCCACCCCGCTCGGAGGCAGCAGTCAGAGTGTCCAGCCAGGCGGCGAGAAGCAGCAGCCCAGCCAGCAGCAGCAACACATCGAGTGTGTCGTGTGTGGGGATAAATCCAGCGGCAAGCACTACGGCCAGTTCACATGCGAGGGCTGCAAAAGTTTCTTCAAGAGAAGTGTTCGGCGAAACTTAACGTACACATGTCGTGCCAACCGGAATTGTCCTATAGACCAGCACCACCGCAATCAGTGTCAATACTGTCGCCTGAAGAAATGCCTCAAAGTTGGGATGAGACGGGAAG CGGTTCAGCGAGGAAGAATGCCTCCAACTCAACCAAACCCAGGCCAGTACGCGTTGACGAATGGGGACCCTTTGAACGGCCATTGCTATCTGTCTGGATACATCTCCTTACTACTGCGGGCCGAGCCTTACCCAACCTCTCGCTATGGGAGTCAATGTATGCAGCCCAACAACATCATGGGTATCGAGAACATCTGCGAGCTGGCTGCACGATTGCTTTTCAGCGCGGTGGAATGGGCCAGGAATATCCCTTTTTTCCCCGATCTGCAGATCACAGATCAGGTGGCTCTGCTAAGGCTGACTTGGAGTGAGTTGTTTGTGCTCAATGCTGCCCAGTGTTCGATGCCGTTGCATGTGGCCCCTCTGCTGGCTGCTGCCGGCCTCCATGCTTCACCGATGTCCGCAGACAGGGTGGTTGCCTTCATGGATCACATAAGGATCTTCCAGGAGCAAGTGGAAAAACTGAAAGCTCTCCACGTTGACTCGGCAGAATATAGCTGTCTTAAAGCTATTGTGTTATTCACATCAG ATGCCTGTGGCCTGTCGGATGCTGCTCATATAGAAAGCCTGCAGGAGAAATCTCAGTGTGCTCTGGAGGAATATGTGAGGAGCCAGTACCCAAACCAGCCGAGCCGCTTTGGCAAGCTCTTACTGCGACTGCCTTCTCTTCGTACCGTCTCCTCCTCGGTCATCGAACAGCTCTTCTTCGTCCGTTTG TTTGAGAACGCTTTAACACTAACAGATTAA
- the nr2f1a gene encoding nuclear receptor subfamily 2 group F member 1-A isoform X2 → MAMVVSTWRDPQDDVAGAQGGQSAQAQPGQQQQQATSGAPHTPQTPGQPGPPSTPLGGSSQSVQPGGEKQQPSQQQQHIECVVCGDKSSGKHYGQFTCEGCKSFFKRSVRRNLTYTCRANRNCPIDQHHRNQCQYCRLKKCLKVGMRREAVQRGRMPPTQPNPGQYALTNGDPLNGHCYLSGYISLLLRAEPYPTSRYGSQCMQPNNIMGIENICELAARLLFSAVEWARNIPFFPDLQITDQVALLRLTWSELFVLNAAQCSMPLHVAPLLAAAGLHASPMSADRVVAFMDHIRIFQEQVEKLKALHVDSAEYSCLKAIVLFTSDACGLSDAAHIESLQEKSQCALEEYVRSQYPNQPSRFGKLLLRLPSLRTVSSSVIEQLFFVRLVGKTPIETLIRDMLLSGSSFNWPYMSIQ, encoded by the exons ATGGCAATGGTAGTTAGTACTTGGCGAGATCCTCAGGACGACGTGGCCGGAGCTCAGGGCGGCCAGTCTGCACAAGCGCAGCCgggccagcagcagcagcaggcgaCGTCGGGTGCTCCTCACACCCCGCAGACCCCGGGCCAGCCGGGGCCGCCTTCCACCCCGCTCGGAGGCAGCAGTCAGAGTGTCCAGCCAGGCGGCGAGAAGCAGCAGCCCAGCCAGCAGCAGCAACACATCGAGTGTGTCGTGTGTGGGGATAAATCCAGCGGCAAGCACTACGGCCAGTTCACATGCGAGGGCTGCAAAAGTTTCTTCAAGAGAAGTGTTCGGCGAAACTTAACGTACACATGTCGTGCCAACCGGAATTGTCCTATAGACCAGCACCACCGCAATCAGTGTCAATACTGTCGCCTGAAGAAATGCCTCAAAGTTGGGATGAGACGGGAAG CGGTTCAGCGAGGAAGAATGCCTCCAACTCAACCAAACCCAGGCCAGTACGCGTTGACGAATGGGGACCCTTTGAACGGCCATTGCTATCTGTCTGGATACATCTCCTTACTACTGCGGGCCGAGCCTTACCCAACCTCTCGCTATGGGAGTCAATGTATGCAGCCCAACAACATCATGGGTATCGAGAACATCTGCGAGCTGGCTGCACGATTGCTTTTCAGCGCGGTGGAATGGGCCAGGAATATCCCTTTTTTCCCCGATCTGCAGATCACAGATCAGGTGGCTCTGCTAAGGCTGACTTGGAGTGAGTTGTTTGTGCTCAATGCTGCCCAGTGTTCGATGCCGTTGCATGTGGCCCCTCTGCTGGCTGCTGCCGGCCTCCATGCTTCACCGATGTCCGCAGACAGGGTGGTTGCCTTCATGGATCACATAAGGATCTTCCAGGAGCAAGTGGAAAAACTGAAAGCTCTCCACGTTGACTCGGCAGAATATAGCTGTCTTAAAGCTATTGTGTTATTCACATCAG ATGCCTGTGGCCTGTCGGATGCTGCTCATATAGAAAGCCTGCAGGAGAAATCTCAGTGTGCTCTGGAGGAATATGTGAGGAGCCAGTACCCAAACCAGCCGAGCCGCTTTGGCAAGCTCTTACTGCGACTGCCTTCTCTTCGTACCGTCTCCTCCTCGGTCATCGAACAGCTCTTCTTCGTCCGTTTGGTAGGTAAAACACCAATTGAAACCCTCATCAGAGATATGTTACTGTCGGGGAGCAGCTTCAACTGGCCTTATATGTCCATCCAATGA
- the nr2f1a gene encoding nuclear receptor subfamily 2 group F member 1-A isoform X3 has protein sequence MFGEFSNCNRGWVVQMGGVFAIQRFFLQCYVLEICLTDIMWSASTAVQRGRMPPTQPNPGQYALTNGDPLNGHCYLSGYISLLLRAEPYPTSRYGSQCMQPNNIMGIENICELAARLLFSAVEWARNIPFFPDLQITDQVALLRLTWSELFVLNAAQCSMPLHVAPLLAAAGLHASPMSADRVVAFMDHIRIFQEQVEKLKALHVDSAEYSCLKAIVLFTSDACGLSDAAHIESLQEKSQCALEEYVRSQYPNQPSRFGKLLLRLPSLRTVSSSVIEQLFFVRLVGKTPIETLIRDMLLSGSSFNWPYMSIQ, from the exons ATGTTTGGAGAATTTTCCAATTGTAACCGTGGGTGGGTGGTACAGATGGGGGGAGTTTTTGCAATCCAGCGATTCTTTCTACAATGTTATGTGCTTGAGATTTGTTTAACAGACATAATGTGGTCTGCTTCGACGG CGGTTCAGCGAGGAAGAATGCCTCCAACTCAACCAAACCCAGGCCAGTACGCGTTGACGAATGGGGACCCTTTGAACGGCCATTGCTATCTGTCTGGATACATCTCCTTACTACTGCGGGCCGAGCCTTACCCAACCTCTCGCTATGGGAGTCAATGTATGCAGCCCAACAACATCATGGGTATCGAGAACATCTGCGAGCTGGCTGCACGATTGCTTTTCAGCGCGGTGGAATGGGCCAGGAATATCCCTTTTTTCCCCGATCTGCAGATCACAGATCAGGTGGCTCTGCTAAGGCTGACTTGGAGTGAGTTGTTTGTGCTCAATGCTGCCCAGTGTTCGATGCCGTTGCATGTGGCCCCTCTGCTGGCTGCTGCCGGCCTCCATGCTTCACCGATGTCCGCAGACAGGGTGGTTGCCTTCATGGATCACATAAGGATCTTCCAGGAGCAAGTGGAAAAACTGAAAGCTCTCCACGTTGACTCGGCAGAATATAGCTGTCTTAAAGCTATTGTGTTATTCACATCAG ATGCCTGTGGCCTGTCGGATGCTGCTCATATAGAAAGCCTGCAGGAGAAATCTCAGTGTGCTCTGGAGGAATATGTGAGGAGCCAGTACCCAAACCAGCCGAGCCGCTTTGGCAAGCTCTTACTGCGACTGCCTTCTCTTCGTACCGTCTCCTCCTCGGTCATCGAACAGCTCTTCTTCGTCCGTTTGGTAGGTAAAACACCAATTGAAACCCTCATCAGAGATATGTTACTGTCGGGGAGCAGCTTCAACTGGCCTTATATGTCCATCCAATGA